AAATACATTTCCATAGCACAACATATATATTTAATAATTAATTTAGTTATTTTTGGATAATTATTTATTGAATACCCAAGTATTATTTGTTATCAATTAATTATTGATATGTTTTTTTATTATGCCAAAAACACTTAGGCGTTTTTTGAAAAAACTACCAAAAAAAATTCAAACTATAAAATACTCATTTAGAGAGTTTTTATCTTCCAAAATATGAAATATCTGTTTCGGTAGACAAATTTTAGATTTTTATATTTTTAATAAAACATAGTCGGCATTTTTAAATTCTAAATTATATTAAACTTGCAATTTATGTAATACTATGATCAAAAGAGTTTTTACTATATTCAGTTTAACTTTGCTTCTTCTTTTTAGTAGTCCAGTTTACTCATTGGATACTTCTTTTAAGACTCTTGAAAAGTATACTAAAAAGATTTCTAATAAGTTCACTAGGACATACTGCAACACTTCCAAATTCGGTATTTCTTATGAAGGAGCTTTGGCATTTGCTATTGGAGAGACTAATAAGGAATTTAAAAATAATAAACTCAATAAGTTTATAGATTATTCTCTTCTGAAAAATTCGATAGTAAATGATTTAGAAAATAATTGCCAGGTTTATGATTTTGCAATAAGTAATTTAGAAAATTTAAAATTTAACTAGAAAAATGTAAAATTTTAAAAATTTTATTTTTTACCTATCCAATCATTGGGTTTCTCCATCATCCATTCGAAAACCCCCTTAGCATCCAAGTTTTTAGATGCATAAACAAATAAAATTGGAAATATTAAAATTACTGCCCCAATAACTGCTAATTCTATTTTACCGATCCCCATCTCAGTTACTGTTAAGGCAAAATAATTAATCATTATCTTTATTGTATTAAAATTTATATCTACATAATTTACAAAAAATTTTAATTCTTTTTCTCCTTTATAAAAAATCTTAATTGTTTATAGTGAAATATATTTGTATAAAGTACCTATTTTATTGATTCAGACTTTTTAATAATTTAAATAATATACTTCTGTTAGATGGTTATGAATCATGAAATTATTATTTTCACACCTATTTTTGCAGTACTGATTGGATCTATAGTTTTTACAATTTTAAAAAAAAGAAAAAGATCAGCTAAAAGTATTTATAAATTAATTGATGATTTAGAAAAAAAATACATATATTAATCATTTTTGTAGGAAAAAAGATTAATCAAATTCTATACCTACTTCTTCTTTTAAATCTCTATCCAAATCTGGAAGATGAGGTTCAACCCAATGATCTTTGTTATCAATACCAGCTGCATTTACATAATTCATAATGTGTTGATCCACTTGCTTGTAAAGATCATGCAAATTTAAATCCATACGAATATCATGCGCAATTTCAGAGACTTGTTGTTCTGTTAGACAATGCTCTGGATGAAGTAAATCACAACATGGAATTCTCTTCTCAATCAATTCATTTAGATTGATTTTTATTTCGTAATCTTGATGTACAGTCATTGATTTTATATCGATATATTTATTTTAATTATGTTTAAGGTTTTGTATATCTTTAGTCAAGAAACAAAGTTCTTTAGTACTCATTACAGTAATTTTAAATAAATAGATCTTCCAAATCTTTATACAAATCATCCTTCTCTTGTTGGTTTTCTATAAGGTCATTGTGATCTAGTGAAAGTTCTCTTTTTGAGGTGTAGAAAAGATATCCAAGGGCTCCTAAAAGTAAGGTTGTTGGAATAATCATAAGCATTTAATTGACTTATAATGAATATAGTGCAACACTTATGACAGTCAAGTGCTGAACTTTAATTAATTTTTAAATGCCTACCAAGAAAAGAAGAGTTGGTTTTATTCCTAGAGAAGAGGTTATGAGAATAATCGACAAGTTGAGCATAGAGAACAATTTAAGTAATTCAAAAATAATAAGTATTTTGGTTGAAGAGGCACTTTCTACAAGAGGTATATTTAATAAAAAAAATGGAAAAATAGCTCAAGCATATCAGTTTAATAAGTATAATTCACAAAACATATCTGATAATTCTGTTAACTTAATAGATAATGATAAATTCCCAATTAATACTAAATTAGGAAATCATTTTAATCCTAGTAACTCAACCCATCATAATGAATCAAATCATGAGTCTTTTGATTTGCAAACTTATAAAAAGTTTTTATCATTCCTAAAATTTCAGGAAATGATAGATAAATATAACACTTAATAAAGTGTTGCTAAGTGATACACTGTGCGTTAAATTAAATTTGCATTTATAGGAGATTCGCATATTAAAATTATTTTTCAACATTTCAAAAACCTAAATTCTATTAATCGATAAAATATTTATTTCTATGAATTCATCTCTCCCAGTTCTATCTGTAAATCTACTCCCACCAGATAAGTTATATTGTAATTTTAGTTATTGGAGTTCTTTGTTCTCACAGGATATGCAAATTTTATGGGATAGAGCGCATGGTGTCCCTTTAGAAAAACTGCCAAAAGGAGTTTCTGATATGATTTTTCCGTATTTATTGCTTGCCCTCTCAGACTATAAGACTTCGCAAATAAATAAAATGGATGGAATAGGATTAGACAATTTATTAAGTCTTTGGTTTGATAAGTACTTATTAAATAGAAATGGATACTTCGAGCTAATTAAAAAATAATATTTAAAATTATCTATAAATATCAAATTTGATTGCTATAAAAATTTTTTACGTTTAAAAATTTTTTAAGTGATTCTTTCCTAATTGGCACATCAATAGTCTTGCTATAAATATATTAAAAGGTTTGATGATGCATTCTTTAAATTTCTTTTTAGCAAATATGTGTATTATCGTTTTGATAATGCAAATCAGGAGTGATATAAAATTAAGAAATGCGAGATAAATGAAATTCAATTCAAAAACCTTAAGCTTGATATTAAATCTGTTATTTTGCTTGTTAATATTTATTATTTAATTTTTTAGTCTTTGATTAATTAATTTACAAAAAATTCAAAAATTAATATTCAAATTTTGTTGACTTTTATTGTTAATGAGATCATAATGGCAAAAATAAATTTTAATTGTGAATCTTCTTTCAGATACTTTTGATGATTTTGTTGATGATCTACTTTCATCCGATGTTAATTTGTTAAAAGGGGAACTTGATTTTCTTCTTATGCAACATTTATTTAATTCTATAGATTTGAAGCTTATAAATAAAAATGCAACTATAGATGACGAATCATTGGCTGCTTAATTTTTATGAAATTTTTTTATGAAAAGTTTTGGGTTCCAGTTTTTGGCTATATTTTATCTAAATTTGTTTTTTTAATAGAAGGTAAAAAGCAGGATTCTAAAAATAAAAAAAAATAGATTAATTACTTTTTTCTTCATTAAGTATTTTTAAATACATAATCTATTTGAATATATTTTGATAACAACAAAAGTAGTGCTTTAATTTTACGAACATGTGCATGGTTGAGATATCACTTAATTGCTTTTTAGTAAATTAAAATGAACCAAAATATTATGTTGAAGCCATATACAGTGCATTACCGTGATTTTCAAAACATAAGATTAGAAAATTGTTTTTATGCTTCTGACGCTTACGAGGCTAGAACACTAGCAATGGAATTTAATAAGTATATAAATGAACATCCAAACAGTATTGACCTAATAAGATGCGAAAAATGAAAAAAGTTTTTAGTAATCTAGAATAATTTATTTAAACACTTAAGAACTTATCTATAACTGCTTGACTCAACTCACTAGTATTTCCGCTAGCAACAATACCTCCTCTTTGCATCGCATAATATCTATTGGCTTGTCTTACAAAATGCAAGTGTTGTTCTACTAATAAAACACCAATTCCTGTATCTTTAATTATCTGATTGATTGCATTTTCTATGTCTAAAACTATATTTGGCTGAATACCTTCTGTTGGTTCGTCAAGTAATAGTAGTTTAGGTTTGCCCAGCAATGCTCTTGCAATAGCTAGTTGCTGTTGTTGTCCACCACTGAGATCTCCTCCTTTCCTTTGTAGAAAATCTTTTAGGATTGGAAAAAGATCATAAATAAATGGATCTATTTTCTTGTTCTTTGATAATCCACCTGGCAGCGACTCCATTCCTAACATAAGATTCTCTTCAACTGATAGGTATGGAATAATTTCTCTCCCTTGAGGGACGTAAGCCATTCCTTTTCTCGCCCTCTGATGAGGTGCTTTTCTATTGATATTTTCGTCAATCAAGTAAATATCGCCTTTTTTTTGTCTTAACAAACCAATAAGTGATTTCAATAAAGTTGTTTTGCCAACTCCATTTCTTCCAATCAAACAAACCATTTCGCCTGATTGAACATTTAAATCTACATCTCTGAGAATATGACTTTCACCATAATATGTATTCAATGATTTGATTTCCAATAAGTTTTTCATAATTAATCCTCAGGCCTTCCTAGATAAACATCAATAACTTTTTGGTCCTTTTGTATAGTTTCCATTGTCCCCTCGCATAATACTGTGCCTTGATTTAATACTGAAACATTACTATCAAGTCTTCTTATGAATTCCATATCGTGATCTATTACCACTACAGTATTTTCTCCTGAAAATGATTTTAATAAATCAGCTGTAAGATCAGTTTCTTCATCAGTTAAACCAGCAACAGGTTCATCAACTAACATTAAATCTGGCTTCTGTCCTACTAACATGGCTATCTCGAGCCATTGTTTTTGGCCATGTGATAAAGAACCAGCTTTTGAATCAACTTTTTGTGCTAAATTGACAATCTTCATAAGACGTTCAATCTCATTAAGCTGCTCTTCCTTAATAGATTTATTTATAAGGTTTAAGGGACTTTTAGGAGTTGACACTGATATTTCAAGATTTTCTTTAACTGTTAGATTTTCAAAGATTCTTGGACTTTGGAACTTTCTTCCCACTCCAAGTCGAGCAATCTTATGCTCCTTTCTACCTACTAAAGATTTTCCTTTGAAAATTACTTCACCTTTTGTTGGCTTAACCTTTCCAGTTATTACATCAAGAAATGTTGTTTTACCTGCCCCGTTGGGTCCTATTACAGCTCTTAATTCTCCTTTCTTTAAATTTAAATTAAGTTTGTTGAGAGCTAAAAAACCCTCGAAACTAACAGTAATATCTATTAGATTTAGAAGATCTTTATTATTCATTATTCCCCTCCTTATTGTTAACTTCTAAGCTTGGATAGGTTTCAATCTTTCTTCTCAAACCAAATCTTTGAAGAAGATTCCTAGGACCATCTCCTTGAATCCATCCTAATACTCCTTCTGGCAGAGCTGTTACAACTAAGATAAATAACCCACCTTGGATAAACATCCAGCTAGCAGGTAAAGCTTCACTTACTAGACTTTTTGCGTAGTTGATGAAAACTGCTCCTAGTATTGCTCCCAATAAAGTTCCCCTACCTCCAACAGCAACCCATATAACCATTTCTATAGAAAAGGGAACTGTCATGAATTGAGGTGACACTATTCCAGACTGAACAGTATATAAAGCTCCCGAAATTCCAGCGAGACCTCCAGCAATAGAAAATACTATAGTCTTGAATATAACTGGGTTATATCCTGTAAACCTAACTCTTGGTTCATCATCTCGTATTCCTATAAGAATATTTCCAAATCTTCCTCTAACTACCCACTTTGCAAAAAACCATGAGGCTATAACTAGTATGGCCGTTATCCAAAAGAAT
This region of Prochlorococcus sp. MIT 0604 genomic DNA includes:
- the urtE gene encoding urea ABC transporter ATP-binding subunit UrtE — translated: MKNLLEIKSLNTYYGESHILRDVDLNVQSGEMVCLIGRNGVGKTTLLKSLIGLLRQKKGDIYLIDENINRKAPHQRARKGMAYVPQGREIIPYLSVEENLMLGMESLPGGLSKNKKIDPFIYDLFPILKDFLQRKGGDLSGGQQQQLAIARALLGKPKLLLLDEPTEGIQPNIVLDIENAINQIIKDTGIGVLLVEQHLHFVRQANRYYAMQRGGIVASGNTSELSQAVIDKFLSV
- the urtD gene encoding urea ABC transporter ATP-binding protein UrtD gives rise to the protein MNNKDLLNLIDITVSFEGFLALNKLNLNLKKGELRAVIGPNGAGKTTFLDVITGKVKPTKGEVIFKGKSLVGRKEHKIARLGVGRKFQSPRIFENLTVKENLEISVSTPKSPLNLINKSIKEEQLNEIERLMKIVNLAQKVDSKAGSLSHGQKQWLEIAMLVGQKPDLMLVDEPVAGLTDEETDLTADLLKSFSGENTVVVIDHDMEFIRRLDSNVSVLNQGTVLCEGTMETIQKDQKVIDVYLGRPED